From one Cynocephalus volans isolate mCynVol1 chromosome X, mCynVol1.pri, whole genome shotgun sequence genomic stretch:
- the LOC134366678 gene encoding probable ATP-dependent RNA helicase DDX53, with translation MSRVPDWKRAERSPGAPGASCDDRGGRGSSWNGPSGGLGPRAAGSHEPPLCFRLENHLVGSVIGRGGSKIKDLQRSTNTKIQIKKGDCEAVVKIFGSKDMKAKAKAAIDTLIKRQERYRSESDVDNAASQPPVGRDVSTVNVVREAPPLMDLDRIKAEAVAWEKRKWADLPPIKKDFYTESKATSSMSKEQVDKWRKENYNVMCDDLKDGEKRPIPNPACEFEDAFRLYTELMKSITRAGFQKPTPIQAQAWPIALKGVDLIGVAQTGTGKTLSYLMPGFIHLDGQPISREQRNGPGMLVLTPTRELALQVEAECSKYSYKGLKSICIHGGRNREGQIQGITKSVDIIIATPGRLNDLQMNKFVDLRSITYLVLDEADKMLHLGLEHQIKKILLDVRPDRQTVMTSATWPDSVRRLAQSYLKEPMIVYVGTLDLVAVNTVKQNIIVTTEAEKRALIQEFLENMSPKDKVIVFVNRKLVVDDLSSDFGVQGLPVQSLHGDRELCDREEALEDFKSGKVKILITTDLVSRGLDVNDITHVYNYDFPQNIEEYIHRVGRTGRAGKTGTSISLITQDNSKIANELIQILKRANQSVPEDLVAMAKRYNFHKQKKGTQ, from the coding sequence ATGTCCCGGGTCCCGGACTGGAAGAGGGCAGAGCGTAGTCCAGGAGCTCCTGGGGCCAGCTGCGATgacagaggtggcagaggcagcagttGGAATGGCCCCTCAGGCGGTTTGGGGCCTAGAGCCGCAGGCTCCCATGAACCACCACTCTGCTTTAGACTGGAGAACCACCTGGTTGGCTCAGTCATTGGTCGTGGtgggtcaaaaataaaagacctacagCGTTCGACAAAcactaaaatacagataaaaaagggGGATTGCGAAGCAGTAGTGAAAATTTTTGGCAGCAAAGATATGAAAGCAAAGGCCAAGGCAGCTATAGATACTcttattaaaagacaagaaaggtaCCGTTCAGAATCGGATGTGGATAATGCTGCGTCCCAACCTCCTGTTGGGAGAGACGTAAGCACAGTTAACGTTGTCAGAGAAGCTCCGCCATTGATGGATTTGGATCGTATTAAGGCAGAAGCCGTGgcgtgggaaaaaagaaagtgggcagATTTACCACCAATTAAGAAAGACTTTTACACAGAATCCAAAGCTACAAGCTCCATGTCTAAAGAACAGGTAGacaagtggaggaaagaaaattacaacgtAATGTGTGATGACTTGAAAGATGGTGAGAAGCGTCCCATCCCTAATCCAGCTTGTGAATTTGAGGACGCTTTCCGTCTGTACACAGAACTTATGAAAAGCATAACAAGGGCGGGTTTTCAAAAACCAACACCAATTCAGGCACAGGCATGGCCCATTGCCTTAAAAGGAGTAGATCTTATAGGAGTTGCCCAAACTGGCACAGGCAAAACATTGTCCTACTTAATGCCTGGGTTTATTCATCTTGATGGTCAACCGATATCTAGAGAACAAAGGAATGGACCTGGCATGCTAGTCCTCACTCCCACCAGAGAATTAGCTCTTCAGGTGGAAGCTGAATgttctaaatattcatataaaggtcTGAAAAGTATTTGTATACATGGTGGTAGAAATAGAGAAGGACAAATTCAAGGCATTACCAAAAGTGTAGATATCATTATTGCAACTCCTGGAAGACTGAATGACCTGCAAATGAATAAGTTTGTTGACCTACGAAGCATAACCTACTTGGTCTTAGATGAGGCAGATAAAATGCTACATCTGGGGCTTGAGCAccagattaagaaaattttgttagatgtgCGCCCAGATCGGCAGACTGTTATGACAAGTGCAACTTGGCCAGATTCTGTCCGTAGACTTGCACAGTCTTATTTGAAAGAGCCTATGATTGTTTATGTTGGCACTCTGGATCTAGTTGCTGTAAACACAGTGAAGCAAAATATAATCGttaccacagaagcagaaaaacgaGCTCTTATCCAAGAATTCCTAGAGAATATGtcaccaaaagacaaagtcatagtGTTTGTCAACCGAAAACTTGTTGTTGATGACTTATCAAGTGATTTTGGTGTCCAAGGCCTCCCTGTGCAATCACTACATGGTGACAGAGAGCTATGTGATCGAGAGGAAGCATTAGAAgactttaaaagtggaaaagtgaAGATATTGATTACAACTGATTTAGTATCCCGAGGACTTGATGTTAACGATATCACACACGTATATAACTATGATTTCCCACAAAACATTGAAGAATATATCCACAGAGTAGGACGTACTGGACGAGCAGGAAAGACTGGAACGTCAATTTCCCTTATCACTCAAGATAATTCAAAGATTGCCAATGAATTGattcaaattctgaaaagagCAAATCAGAGTGTCCCAGAAGATCTTGTAGCGATGGCCAAGCGATACAACttccataaacaaaaaaaggggacacag